In Lutra lutra chromosome 13, mLutLut1.2, whole genome shotgun sequence, one genomic interval encodes:
- the LOC125083516 gene encoding olfactory receptor 13C7-like, translated as MEKANWSSPVEEFIILGLSAHPKLEKIFFVLILLMYLVILLGNGVLILVTVLDSRLHTPMYFFLANLSFLDICYTTSAVPLILDSFLTPRKTISFSACAVQMFLSFAMGATECVLLGMMAFDRYVAICNPLRYPVVMSKATYVPMAVSSWAIGCTVSVVHTTLTIQLPFCGNNVINHLACELLAVLKLACTDISINVISMGVTNVIFLGVPVLFIFVSYVFIIVTILRIPSAEGRRKAFSTCSAHFTVVVIFYGTLVFMYGKPKSKDPQGTDKKDLSDKLIPVFYGVVTPMLNPIIYSLRNKDVKAAVWSLVAQKCFAQ; from the coding sequence ATGGAAAAAGCCAATTGGTCTTCCCCTGTGGAAGAGTTCATTATCCTGGGGCTCTCAGCCCACCCTAAGCTGGAGAAAATTTTCTTTGTGCTCATCCTCCTGATGTACCTGGTCATCCTGCTGGGAAACGGGGTCCTCATCTTGGTGACTGTCCTTGACTCCCGCCTGCACACACCTATGTACTTCTTCCTGGCGAACCTCTCCTTCCTGGACATCTGCTACACAACCTCTGCAGTCCCCCTCATTCTTGACAGCTTCCTGACCCCCAGAAAAACCATCTCCTTCTCAGCCTGTGCCGTGCAGATGTTTCTCTCCTTTGCCATGGGAGCCACAGAGTGTGTGCTTCTGGGCATGATGGCATTTGATCGCTATGTCGCCATCTGTAACCCCCTTAGGTATCCCGTGGTCATGAGCAAGGCTACATATGTCCCCATGGCTGTCAGCTCCTGGGCTATTGGTTGTACAGTTTCTGTGGTACACACAACCTTGACAATTCAGCTGCCTTTCTGTGGGAACAACGTCATCAACCACCTTGCCTGTGAGCTACTGGCTGTCCTAAAGTTGGCCTGTACTGACATCTCCATCAATGTGATCAGCATGGGGGTGACCAATGTGATCTTCCTGGGGGTCccagttctgttcatttttgtctCCTATGTGTTCATCATTGTTACCATCCTGAGGATCCCCTCagctgaggggaggagaaaggccTTCTCTACCTGCTCTGCCCACTTCACTGTGGTGGTCATCTTCTATGGGACCTTAGTTTTCATGTACGGGAAGCCCAAGTCTAAAGATCCCCAGGGGACAGACAAAAAAGACCTTTCAGACAAGCTCATCCCCGTCTTCTATGGGGTGGTGACCCCCATGCTCAACCCCATCATCTACAGCCTCAGGAACAAGGATGTGAAGGCTGCTGTGTGGAGCCTGGTGGCTCAGAAATGTTTCGCCCAGTGA